Within Romboutsia sp. CE17, the genomic segment CCAAATCATCTTCTTTGACAAATATATCGCCAAATCCATCATCTTTATAGCTAAAGTATCCATGCTTATAATGCCCTTCATCAAAATGATAGTATAGCATAGGCTTTTCCATATAACCAAAGTCAAAGAATACACTTGAATAATCTGTTATTAATAATTTTGATTCCTTTAATAAAGTTTGTACATCATAATATTCTTTTTTTGCTATTTTTACAACATCATCATACTTAGTATTAAAATACTGTATATATTGCTGTATCTCATAATGTGGATAGAATATCATTTCATAGTTATTTTCTCTTAATAACTTAGCAATCTTTTCATTGTTAATTAATGAATTGTATCTTTTAAAATACTCAGAGTTATAAAATACACTATCCGGTAAAGTTTTTTCTTTTTTATAAGAAGGGTTAACTATATTACTTCTCCATGTAGGCATTAGTAATATTTGATTCTTAGTTTTGAAATTGCTCAATAAATCAAATCTTGCTAGACCAGTTTTCGCAACTTCATCTTCTCTATATCCATAACTTTCACTATAAGCTATAGATTCATATTCTTTTTGTGTACTTGTAATAAATAAATCTAATTTTGTAGCCTTCTTACCATATATATCACTTAAATCATGATTTATAACACCATGCTGTAAAAGTACAAACTTTGTTTTATTCTTTCTATCTAATATCATCTTGTATAATTTATATGCCCACGGCTCTAAGTGGCCTATATGAGTTGATATTGCATATTTACATTTTAAAAATGCTATTTTATGTTCTAAACTTTTATATTCAATAATATTTCCTAAATATTTCACTTTATTATAATCATTTGTATAGCTGCTATCTATCACGTAGTATGCATCTATTTCAGGATGATTTTCTCTAATATATTTAAAAAATACATATCCATTATCCTTAGCTTCAGTTCCTCTTTCACTTATAAGCCATACACCTTCATATTTTTTTGATAGTGGGCTATACATAGATTTAACTTTAGTAATTATCATATCAAAAAACTGAGGAATCAACCGTAAAACTGTAGATAT encodes:
- a CDS encoding CDP-glycerol glycerophosphotransferase family protein → MKLKKVISTVLRLIPQFFDMIITKVKSMYSPLSKKYEGVWLISERGTEAKDNGYVFFKYIRENHPEIDAYYVIDSSYTNDYNKVKYLGNIIEYKSLEHKIAFLKCKYAISTHIGHLEPWAYKLYKMILDRKNKTKFVLLQHGVINHDLSDIYGKKATKLDLFITSTQKEYESIAYSESYGYREDEVAKTGLARFDLLSNFKTKNQILLMPTWRSNIVNPSYKKEKTLPDSVFYNSEYFKRYNSLINNEKIAKLLRENNYEMIFYPHYEIQQYIQYFNTKYDDVVKIAKKEYYDVQTLLKESKLLITDYSSVFFDFGYMEKPMLYYHFDEGHYKHGYFSYKDDGFGDIFVKEDDLVNAIEDMFNNDFIISDFYKDRISDCFGVIDDNNCVRIYNKIKSL